In the genome of Syntrophomonadaceae bacterium, the window CGAGTGTCTTTTGGTTTTTGACCGGGGGATGGTATCTGAAGACAATCTTTTAGCCATCAGCGGGCAAGAACTCAAATTTGTTACCGCCATCTCTAGAGATGAGATACCGGGGCTTAATATTTTGGATCCCGATCTCGCCCTGTGTCTTACCTTGGACAACTGGCGGCGAGAACTTTCCTTAGCTGGGTTCATACCTTACGACCAAAACCTTTTGTACCGGGAACATAAGTTAGGTGACCGGCGCTACATCCTGGCTTTCAACCCGGAGTTGTTTTTAGAGCAGCAGGAAACCTGCCAGCAACATTATCAGAAAGCCGAGGAATTTATTACCCAACTGAATACCGAACTACATCTGGCTAAAAAGAGTAGGGACCCCGAAAATGTGCAAAAACAGATCGAGGTAAGGCTTAAGAAACTAAAGATGCATAAGGTTTTTGCCTGGCAATTGCTGCCTGTTAATCTTTCTTGCAAAACCAAGTCGGGGAAAGAAAAAACGGTACAAAGCTTTAAGATTGAATATCAGATCGATCAAGAGGCCCTAAATTGGCAAAACTGGCTGAATGGCTTTTTATGCTTCGTCACCAATCAGCCGGCCGAAAACTTAAGTCCTGGGGAAGTAATCAGCTACTACCGGCGCAAAAATAAAATCGAGGAAGCTTTTCGGGAAATCAAGCACTACCTTAAACTACGTCCAGTCTTTGTAACCCGGGAGAAGCGGGTCAAGGCTCATGTAGTCATCTGCGTCCTTGGTTACCTGTTGCTTAACACCCTGGACGAAAAATTAAATGACTGTAGTGACACCAGGAGTGCGGTACAGGTACTGGAGCTGATGGGGAAATGCCTTTTGAACCGCATTGGATTGAAGGGGGACGCTAAATACTCGGAGAGCATCACTTTAGTTACCGAAAATCAACGTGAAACATTGGCAGCATTGGGTTGCAGTTATCTTGTTGCGAAGAAATTCCTCGAACCGTTACTGGCAAACTCTAACATGTAGTAGCGAAAATCACTTTTTCAGAAGCGGGAACCCTTGTCACTGTTGATATGGAAATATTTGTCGCCAAACTCGGGATATACCAAAGGGCTGCTAATACGATTGAAAATAATAAGATTACCCCAATGGAACGATAAGGGATTTTTGTCTCCTCTGCCGCTTGGGGCAAGACATCAAAGCCGACATACATAAAAGGAGTCATTAAAAGCACAGCAACTATGCCAGATATTCCAACCCCGATGAAAGGTTGCAAGAAAAGAGGCTCCATGTTTTGCACATTACCAGCAAACCAGCTCCCTACAATAAAAACAACACCTATCAACGCCAATCCCCCTACCAGAACAGCCTGGAGTACTGCCGCTGGCCTGATG includes:
- a CDS encoding IS1634 family transposase gives rise to the protein EICQWRSVMFLKRATKTFKGKVYESYALTESYREDGKVKHRNIWNLGSLTGEQAHRIRLILTATQNEDMFVGRLSDVVAKTHYRFLDIALLHHFWQYWGLDDFFADQPLAEVMSINRCLDPKSKFQVNAWVLETVLPRLLHLDPESDEYAIYRALDQIAIAEGDLQSFLYRKLQELGLDGGQAVFYDITSTYFEGTKCILARFGYSRDKRPDRVQVTIALVVTPNGYPFYWRVMEGNTPDMATVSELLKDLRQRFGITECLLVFDRGMVSEDNLLAISGQELKFVTAISRDEIPGLNILDPDLALCLTLDNWRRELSLAGFIPYDQNLLYREHKLGDRRYILAFNPELFLEQQETCQQHYQKAEEFITQLNTELHLAKKSRDPENVQKQIEVRLKKLKMHKVFAWQLLPVNLSCKTKSGKEKTVQSFKIEYQIDQEALNWQNWLNGFLCFVTNQPAENLSPGEVISYYRRKNKIEEAFREIKHYLKLRPVFVTREKRVKAHVVICVLGYLLLNTLDEKLNDCSDTRSAVQVLELMGKCLLNRIGLKGDAKYSESITLVTENQRETLAALGCSYLVAKKFLEPLLANSNM